A genomic window from Triplophysa dalaica isolate WHDGS20190420 chromosome 24, ASM1584641v1, whole genome shotgun sequence includes:
- the si:dkeyp-50b9.1 gene encoding uncharacterized protein si:dkeyp-50b9.1 isoform X1 produces the protein MAGSVVRLHDVSFGSDLSVQPIIINFRQLFQARDAPAILPMIKNEDVLRTVVTLLGTSLHDISPSDIHVTVHWPGINTLILTRDHAGVLAEYSEKRPKSKKRSLLPASCKTTEIANCIHNLGTDLYSDSEDEKEEESLEKSSSEDRAYRDGDIEDVESEWRVGNEDIEGWSWAQFQGGLQEFVEEVRNRRERRKLEGEEKEMAASAIGPESLIVAAACYDFKTLSTDTVLQLSLLAVRKRFRNLGLGSFIMMLLKHQSVVGKYDALVVHTSSNTVGFFKRHDLTDDIVLNEKFKELKEDWNNSILMSYLPPFTTDLEMRNPTYSPDFEKLEMDLDIVREQALSVYQQQMICVTRLIKEVKTLHSQLYQQREEVRRLNSKLENERRARRKIEHKFLLYKLKNAEQLLDNIVSDSDVPAIVNQEDSSPGEPEQGEQSDELSIQTTGGDGGVMQ, from the exons ATGGCGGGAAGTGTAGTTCGACTTCATGATGTGTCCTTTGGGAGTGATTTAAGCGTTCAGCCCATCATAATCAACTTCCGCCAGCTCTTCCAAGCCAGAGATGCTCCTGCGATCCTGCCCATG ATAAAAAACGAAGATGTTTTGCGGACAGTGGTGACTTTGCTGGGCACTTCTCTGCATGATATTAGTCCCAGTGATATCCACGTAACAGTACATTGGCCTGGAATAAACACCCTTATTTTGACACGGGACCATGCAG GTGTTTTGGCGGAGTATAGTGAAAAAAGACCCAAGAGCAAAAAAAGATCTTTGTTGCCGGCATCCTGTAAAACCACAGAGATAGCAAATTGCATACATAACCTGGGCACTGACCTGTACAGTGATTCTGAAGACGAAAAAGAAGAGGAGAGCTTAGAGAAATCCTCATCAGAAGACAGAGCATACAG AGATGGAGATATAGAGGATGTGGAGAGTGAGTGGAGAGTCGGAAACGAAGATATAGAGGG GTGGTCTTGGGCTCAGTTTCAAGGTGGGCTACAGGAGTTTGTGGAAGAAGTGAGGAataggagagagagaaggaaattGGAAGGGGAGGAAAAAGAGATGGCAGCATCTGCTATAGGACCTGAATCTCTGATCGTGGCTGCCGCTTGCTATGACTTCAAGACACT GTCTACAGACACAGTGCTTCAACTTTCTCTTCTGGCTGTGAGGAAACGCTTCAGGAATCTAGGCCTTGGCAGCTTCATCATGATG CTTTTAAAGCATCAGTCTGTGGTGGGAAAATATGACGCGCTTGTTGTCCACACTAGCAGCAATACAGTAGGTTTCTTCAAGCGGCACGACTTGACCGACGACATCGTCCTCAACGAAAAGTTCAA GGAGCTGAAAGAAGATTGGAACAACAGTATTCTGATGAGCTACCTGCCACCATTTACAACAG ATCTAGAGATGAGAAATCCTACTTACTCCCCAGATTTTGAAAAGCTGGAGATGGATCTTGATATAGT ACGGGAGCAAGCTCTCTCTGTCTATCAGCAACAGATGATTTGTGTGACCAGACTGATCAAAGAGGTCAAGACCTTGCACTCACAG CTTTACCAACAACGTGAAGAAGTGAGACGCCTTAATTCCAAGTTAGAGAATGAAAGACGAGCTCGACGTAAAATTG AGCACAAGTTCTTGTTGTACAAGCTGAAGAACGCAGAACAACTGTTAGACAACATTGTGTCGGattcag ATGTTCCGGCAATTGTTAACCAGGAGGATTCCAGCCCAGGAGAACCAGAACAAGGAGAGCAGTCAGATGAGTTATCTATCCAAACAACAGGGGGCGATGGAGGGGTGATGCAgtaa
- the si:dkeyp-50b9.1 gene encoding uncharacterized protein si:dkeyp-50b9.1 isoform X2: MFLLVLKIKNEDVLRTVVTLLGTSLHDISPSDIHVTVHWPGINTLILTRDHAGVLAEYSEKRPKSKKRSLLPASCKTTEIANCIHNLGTDLYSDSEDEKEEESLEKSSSEDRAYRDGDIEDVESEWRVGNEDIEGWSWAQFQGGLQEFVEEVRNRRERRKLEGEEKEMAASAIGPESLIVAAACYDFKTLSTDTVLQLSLLAVRKRFRNLGLGSFIMMLLKHQSVVGKYDALVVHTSSNTVGFFKRHDLTDDIVLNEKFKELKEDWNNSILMSYLPPFTTDLEMRNPTYSPDFEKLEMDLDIVREQALSVYQQQMICVTRLIKEVKTLHSQLYQQREEVRRLNSKLENERRARRKIEHKFLLYKLKNAEQLLDNIVSDSDVPAIVNQEDSSPGEPEQGEQSDELSIQTTGGDGGVMQ; this comes from the exons ATGTTTCTCTTGGTCTTGAAGATAAAAAACGAAGATGTTTTGCGGACAGTGGTGACTTTGCTGGGCACTTCTCTGCATGATATTAGTCCCAGTGATATCCACGTAACAGTACATTGGCCTGGAATAAACACCCTTATTTTGACACGGGACCATGCAG GTGTTTTGGCGGAGTATAGTGAAAAAAGACCCAAGAGCAAAAAAAGATCTTTGTTGCCGGCATCCTGTAAAACCACAGAGATAGCAAATTGCATACATAACCTGGGCACTGACCTGTACAGTGATTCTGAAGACGAAAAAGAAGAGGAGAGCTTAGAGAAATCCTCATCAGAAGACAGAGCATACAG AGATGGAGATATAGAGGATGTGGAGAGTGAGTGGAGAGTCGGAAACGAAGATATAGAGGG GTGGTCTTGGGCTCAGTTTCAAGGTGGGCTACAGGAGTTTGTGGAAGAAGTGAGGAataggagagagagaaggaaattGGAAGGGGAGGAAAAAGAGATGGCAGCATCTGCTATAGGACCTGAATCTCTGATCGTGGCTGCCGCTTGCTATGACTTCAAGACACT GTCTACAGACACAGTGCTTCAACTTTCTCTTCTGGCTGTGAGGAAACGCTTCAGGAATCTAGGCCTTGGCAGCTTCATCATGATG CTTTTAAAGCATCAGTCTGTGGTGGGAAAATATGACGCGCTTGTTGTCCACACTAGCAGCAATACAGTAGGTTTCTTCAAGCGGCACGACTTGACCGACGACATCGTCCTCAACGAAAAGTTCAA GGAGCTGAAAGAAGATTGGAACAACAGTATTCTGATGAGCTACCTGCCACCATTTACAACAG ATCTAGAGATGAGAAATCCTACTTACTCCCCAGATTTTGAAAAGCTGGAGATGGATCTTGATATAGT ACGGGAGCAAGCTCTCTCTGTCTATCAGCAACAGATGATTTGTGTGACCAGACTGATCAAAGAGGTCAAGACCTTGCACTCACAG CTTTACCAACAACGTGAAGAAGTGAGACGCCTTAATTCCAAGTTAGAGAATGAAAGACGAGCTCGACGTAAAATTG AGCACAAGTTCTTGTTGTACAAGCTGAAGAACGCAGAACAACTGTTAGACAACATTGTGTCGGattcag ATGTTCCGGCAATTGTTAACCAGGAGGATTCCAGCCCAGGAGAACCAGAACAAGGAGAGCAGTCAGATGAGTTATCTATCCAAACAACAGGGGGCGATGGAGGGGTGATGCAgtaa
- the LOC130413750 gene encoding olfactomedin-like: MFLYLLLLTVTGTGQSQKVPGQLKNDSCMCKINSSIWTFPAARFIEVTAQVQTCENNLDEFHYKVSTQNVELPKVKANLKNLTARLKRFEYLQTSGLYNALHLRQLNKELQMIQHAISETHINNSKEAQHFLDEVSQAKSDVEKMYKDDTFNLETMKKRLRNLNNRVQISRTVPNDFRSSCHHRIMTNISSPIVTKLNSFSKSYISGAWGQDASFTSNQLYWEHCLVSGNKHGSTIRIYKLYEDFMGNKNYKDEPIAPSYSDKNTVQGSGTILYDNTVFYQCYSKAEICSFNITTKTTKRINLDGAGIDNKFPFCYYSCRDWTDIDLEADQDAVWVIYATEENHGNIVLSRLDPVELNITHTWKTHLFKRSVTSTFMVCGVLYATRYVNTYQEEVFYAFDTVTGQEINTLSVPFEKVAAGIANLNYNPVDRKLYMYNDAYLLAYDTFF; encoded by the exons ATGTTCCTGTACCTGCTGCTCCTCACAGTCACC GGAACTGGTCAGTCTCAGAAAGTTCCAGGTCAACTGAAAAATGATTCCTGcatgtgtaaaataaacagcTCTATCTGGACATTCCCAGCTGCACGCTTCATAGAAGTCACAGCACAGGTTCAGACCTGTGAAAACAACCTGGATGAGTTTCACTATAAg GTCTCGACACAAAATGTAGAACTGCCGAAGGTAAAAGCCAATCTTAAAAATCTCACAGCCCGTCTCAAGCGATTTGAGTACCTTCAAACAAGTGGACTGTACAACGCACTTCACCTGCGACAGCTGAACAAAGAACTACAAATGATCCAGCATGCCATCAGtgaaacacacataaacaactcCAAAGAAGCACAACATTTTTTAGATGAG GTGAGTCAAGCAAAGAGCGACGTCGAAAAGATGTACAAAGACGACACCTTCAATCTAGAGACAATGAAGAAGAGGTTACGCAATCTTAACAATCGTGTGCAGATCAGTCGAACCGTACCAAATGATTTTAGAA GCTCTTGTCATCACCGTATCATGACCAACATAAGTTCTCCAATTGTCACCAAGCTCAATTCCTTCAGTAAATCGTATATTTCTGGTGCTTGGGGGCAAGATGCCAGTTTTACCAGCAACCAGCTCTACTGGGAGCATTGTCTAGTCAGTGGAAACAAGCATGGCAGCACAATTCGAATTTACAAATTGTATGAGGATTTCATGGGcaacaaaaactacaaagaCGAACCTATTGCACCATCTTACAGTGACAAAAACACGGTCCAGGGCTCTGGCACTATACTGTACGACAACACTGTGTTTTACCAATGCTACAGCAAAGCTGAGATTTGTAGCTTCAATATTACAACAAAGACGACCAAGCGTATTAATCTCGATGGTGCCGGCATCGACAACAAGTTTCCGTTCTGCTACTACAGCTGTCGTGATTGGACAGACATCGATCTGGAAGCGGATCAAGACGCTGTGTGGGTGATATACGCCACAGAGGAGAACCACGGCAACATCGTGTTGAGTCGCCTGGACCCGGTGGAGCTCAACATCACACATACCTGGAAGACACATCTGTTTAAGAGGTCTGTCACGAGCACTTTTATGGTGTGCGGGGTCTTGTATGCCACACGCTATGTTAATACTTACCAAGAGGAGGTATTTTATGCCTTTGACACAGTCACTGGTCAGGAGATCAACACTCTTTCTGTGCCTTTTGAGAAAGTCGCAGCTGGAATAGCCAACCTGAACTACAACCCTGTTGACCGTAAACTTTACATGTATAATGATGCCTATCTGTTAGCATATGACACATTTTTCTGA
- the LOC130414288 gene encoding olfactomedin-4-like produces MIQSNLFIVMSIIAVISSQSVRGKDCVCELQNSESAFPESKLVRVEITAVECLRNISSEKRTEVDRLVLGLQHRLKQLNENVAMLEKEDNGNLYGAVSLRIIQLELAELQDLLDKLSRTNTNNQQLSTEIADQLQDMKNTMEELESFDSTMVILKQRENERIKRDLKLCEKELNATTPPPTPFMGNCGLGQMVNVSGPKIYSLTVYGTSYSFGAWGRDANPAPGDENKYWLVVLSSSNAYGHYVRQYNSMSTILLGIGPTDIHISSSNPTTNTIQGPNMVMYENSLYYNCYNTLNVCKFNMTTRSVTNVALPSDAGFNSKFPFAHLGTTYAYTDMDFAADESGVYVIYATTSNFGNVVIGKVETSTPPVLNQTWSTTLHKKTVTNTFMVCGVLYATRYLDKDTEEIFYSFDTKTNTERYDWRIHIRKMQANIKFLNYDSRDHLLYVYSDAYVLTYDIMFQ; encoded by the exons ATGATTCAGTCCAATTTATTCATTGTGATGTCTATCATTGCTGTAATTTCATCACAG TCTGTAAGAGGGAAAGACTGCGTGTGCGAGTTACAAAATTCTGAGTCTGCCTTTCCCGAGAGCAAACTCGTGAGAGTGGAAATCACTGCGGTGGAATGTTTAAGAAACATCAGTTCAGAAAAG AGGACAGAGGTGGACAGGCTCGTGCTGGGTCTCCAACACCGTCTCAAACAACTGAATGAGAATGTGGCCATGCTGGAAAAAGAAGACAATGGAAATCTTTACGGGGCGGTGTCTCTGCGCATCATTCAGTTAGAGTTAGCCGAGCTTCAGGATCTTCTGGACAAACTCAGCAGAACCAACACCAATAACCAGCAGCTCAGCACAGAGATAGCAGATCAG CTCCAAGATATGAAAAACACAATGGAAGAGCTGGAGAGCTTCGATAGCACAATGGTGATATTGAAACAGCGTGAAAATGAACGTATCAAGAGGGACTTGAAACTGTGCGAGAAGGAGCTCAATGCCACAACACCGCCCCCTACACCTTTCATGG GCAACTGTGGTCTTGGTCAGATGGTCAATGTGTCAGGACCTAAAATCTATTCCCTCACGGTATACGGGACCTCTTACAGTTTTGGCGCTTGGGGCAGGGATGCAAATCCAGCACCAGGAGACGAGAACAAGTACTGGCTGGTGGTGCTGTCCAGTAGTAATGCGTATGGCCACTATGTTCGCCAATACAATAGTATGAGTACGATTTTATTAGGCATAGGACCTACAGATATACACATATCAAGCTCCAACCCCACAACTAACACAATTCAGGGGCCAAACATGGTCATGTATGAAAATTCCCTTTACTATAACTGTTACAACACGCTGAATGTCTGTAAGTTTAATATGACGACTCGCTCTGTTACTAATGTGGCGCTGCCTAGTGATGCAGGTTTTAACAGCAAGTTTCCCTTTGCACATCTTGGCACAACATACGCCTATACTGATATGGATTTTGCCGCAGATGAATCTGGCGTGTATGTTATCTATGCTACAACAAGCAACTTTGGAAATGTAGTTATCGGTAAAGTTGAGACTAGCACTCCACCTGTGTTGAATCAAACATGGTCAACAACTCTGCACAAAAAGACCgtcacaaacacttttatgGTGTGCGGCGTGCTGTACGCCACCCGTTACTTGGACAAAGACACAGAGGAGATCTTTTATTCATTCGATACGAAAACCAACACAGAGCGCTACGATTGGAGAATTCACATCAGGAAGATGCAGGCAAATATTAAGTTTCTGAATTATGACTCCAGAGATCATCTGCTGTATGTGTACAGTGATGCCTACGTTCTTACATATGATATCATGTTTCAGTAA
- the si:ch211-194m7.8 gene encoding olfactomedin, giving the protein MLSYLLLLSVILSGQAQKILGKQDKDACICELSSSIWAFPAKRFEEIEKQVKICDDNLKDFKTKIKNNIVELPKMEATLKNIVKRLKPFEYLNTNGLYNALHLQELSQEIETIHQTASEAHQKNPSRETHKLLNELAKARNDIKSMNEDNFFNLEAMKTRLRDLNNRAQTCKTIPDDFRSSCHQRIMTNISSPSTTKLNSQSYSYVSGAWGRDAKLNSKQLYWEHCLVSGHKHGKTIRIYKLYEDFMGNKNYKDEPITSSYSDKNTVQGSGTILYDNTVFYQCYSKAEICSFNITTKTTKRINLDGAGIDNKFPFCYYSCRDWTDIDLEADQDAVWVIYATEENRGNIVLSRLDPVELNITHTWKTHLFKRSVTSTFMVCGVLYATRYVNTYQEEVFYAFDTVTGQELNTLSVPFEKVAAGIANLNYNPVDRKLYMYNDGYLLAFDVFF; this is encoded by the exons ATGCTCTCATATCTGTTGCTCCTTTCAGTCATA ttgtcTGGACAGGCTCAGAAAATTCTAGGTAAACAGGACAAGGATGCTTGTATTTGTGAATTAAGCAGCTCTATCTGGGCTTTCCCTGCCAAACGGTTTGAGGAAATCGAAAAACAGGTCAAGATCTGCGATGACAACCTGAAAGACTTCAAGACGAAG ataaaaaacaacattgtagAGCTGCCAAAGATGGAAGCGACCCTTAAGAACATAGTTAAACGTTTGAAACCCTTTGAGTATCTCAACACCAATGGCCTGTACAACGCTCTTCACCTGCAAGAGCTGAGCCAGGAAATCGAAACGATCCATCAGACCGCCAGCGAAGCACACCAGAAAAACCCCAGCAGAGAGACCCATAAACTTCTGAATGAG TTGGCTAAAGCAAGGAACGACATTAAGAGTATGAATGAGGACAATTTCTTCAATCTCGAGGCGATGAAAACACGCTTACGTGATCTCAACAACAGAGCGCAAACCTGCAAAACCATCCCAGATGATTTTAGAA GTTCTTGTCATCAGCGTATCATGACCAACATAAGCTCTCCAAGCACCACAAAGCTCAATTCCCAAAGTTACTCATATGTCTCTGGCGCTTGGGGGCGAGATGCTAAATTAAACAGCAAGCAGCTCTACTGGGAGCATTGTCTAGTCAGTGGACACAAACATGGCAAAACAATCAGAATTTACAAATTGTATGAAGATTTCATGGGcaacaaaaactacaaagaCGAACCTATTACATCATCTTACAGTGACAAAAACACGGTCCAGGGCTCTGGCACTATACTGTACGACAACACTGTGTTTTACCAATGCTACAGCAAAGCTGAGATTTGCAGCTTCAATATTACAACAAAGACGACCAAGCGTATTAATCTTGATGGTGCCGGCATCGACAACAAGTTTCCGTTCTGCTACTACAGCTGTCGTGATTGGACAGACATCGATCTGGAAGCGGATCAAGATGCTGTGTGGGTGATATACGCCACGGAGGAGAACCGCGGCAACATTGTGTTGAGTCGCCTGGACCCGGTGGAGCTCAACATCACACATACCTGGAAGACACATCTGTTTAAGAGGTCTGTCACGAGCACTTTTATGGTGTGCGGGGTCTTGTATGCCACACGCTATGTTAATACTTACCAAGAGGAGGTATTTTATGCCTTTGACACAGTCACTGGTCAGGAGCTCAACACTCTTTCTGTGCCTTTTGAGAAAGTCGCAGCTGGAATAGCCAACCTGAACTACAACCCTGTTGACCGTAAACTTTACATGTATAATGATGGATATCTTTTAGCATTTGATGTCTTCTTCTAA
- the LOC130414292 gene encoding olfactomedin-4-like yields MNQIKLIILMIVIPQFLSKEMRGKDCVCDLKNTDPAFPENKLRKVVTNVSHCTRTITSEKMLESDRLVLGLRQRISQLDDNVKTLEKEDDRNVYGAVTLRIIDLELAEIQDLLDKLNKTTRHFQKLSIETKTELSNMKDTMEELEKFDNLQVIKKERENQRIKMDLEQCHKDLKPTPPTPTISPEKGHCGLGKIVRVSGPKTYSLTVYGTSYSFGAWGRDANPAPGDENKYWLVVLSSSNVYGNFVRRYNSMSTILLGIGHTDTYISSSNPTTNTIQGPNMVMYGNALYYNCYYTLNVCKFNMTTRTVSTVALPKDAGYNSVYPFAHLGTIYYYTDMDFAADESGVYVIYATTSNFGNVVIGKVETSTPPVLNQTWSTTLHKKTVTNTFMVCGVLYATRYFDKDTEEIFYSYDTKTNTERYDLRIHIKKVQTNIQFLNYDSRDHLLYVYSDAYILTYEIVFQ; encoded by the exons atgaatcaaattaaattaatcattttgatGATCGTCATTCCTCAATTTCTTTCGAAG GAAATGAGAGGAaaggattgtgtgtgtgatcttAAAAACACAGATCCCGCTTTCCCTGAGAACAAATTAAGGAAAGTAGTGACCAATGTCTCACACTGCACCAGGACCATCACTTCAGAAAAG ATGTTAGAGAGTGACAGACTTGTGCTGGGTCTGCGTCAACGTATCAGTCAACTGGACGACAACGTGAAGACGTTGGAGAAAGAGGACGACAGAAACGTGTATGGGGCCGTGACTCTCCGCATCATTGATTTAGAGTTAGCTGAGATTCAGGACCTCCTGGACAAACtcaacaaaacaacaagacATTTTCAAAAGCTTAGCATAGAGACTAAAACTGAG CTTAGTAACATGAAGGACACAATGGAGGAGCTGGAGAAGTTCGACAACTTGCAGGTGATAAAGAAAGAACGTGAGAATCAGCGTATCAAGATGGATCTTGAGCAGTGCCACAAGGACCTCAAGCCTACGCCACCAACCCCAACAATTTCTCCGGAAAAGG GTCACTGTGGTCTGGGGAAGATAGTCCGTGTGTCTGGACCTAAAACTTATTCCCTCACGGTATACGGGACCTCTTACAGTTTTGGCGCTTGGGGCAGGGATGCAAATCCAGCGCCAGGAGACGAGAACAAGTACTGGCTGGTGGTGCTGTCCAGTAGTAATGTGTATGGCAATTTTGTTCGCCGATACAACAGTATGAGTACAATATTATTAGGCATAGGACATACAGATACATACATATCAAGCTCCAACCCCACAACTAACACAATTCAGGGGCCAAACATGGTCATGTATGGAAATGCTCTTTACTATAACTGTTACTACACACTCAATGTCTGTAAGTTTAATATGACGACTCGCACTGTTAGTACCGTGGCACTACCTAAAGATGCTGGTTACAACAGCGTGTATCCATTTGCACATCTTGGCACAATATATTACTATACTGATATGGATTTTGCCGCAGATGAATCTGGCGTGTATGTTATCTATGCTACAACAAGCAACTTTGGAAATGTAGTTATCGGTAAAGTTGAGACTAGCACTCCACCTGTGTTGAATCAAACTTGGTCAACAACTCTGCACAAAAAGACCgtcacaaacacttttatgGTGTGCGGCGTGCTGTACGCCACCCGTTACTTCGATAAAGACACAGAGGAGATCTTTTATTCCTATGACACCAAAACTAACACAGAGCGCTACGATTTGAGAATTCATATCAAGAAGGTGCAGACCAATATTCAGTTTCTGAATTATGACTCCAGAGATCATCTTCTGTATGTGTACAGTGATGCCTACATTCTTACATATGAAATCGTGTTTCAGTAA